In one Solanum lycopersicum chromosome 11, SLM_r2.1 genomic region, the following are encoded:
- the LOC138339486 gene encoding flavonol sulfotransferase-like, translating into MTRHHFDDSTNPILTKLPHDCIPTLEIDCDINFTSLDDTKFPLLGTHLPYTCLPQSIIDSKCKIIYICREPKDTFVSTWHYTKKLEETIPEFKDNPITIEQEIEWFLEGKSLYGPYWDHVSEYLKASKDRHGKNEIFFLKFEDLRNDTLSYVKKLAEFMGKPFSQEEEDQFVPEKIVATCEFGNLSNLEVNKSGSHNPKPGIKVNNNAFFRKGEIGDWKNLLSEDVAKSIDNRTKEKLQSLIWD; encoded by the coding sequence ATGACAAGACATCATTTTGATGACTCTACCAATCCTATACTCACAAAACTTCCTCATGATTGTATACCAACATTAGAAATTGATTGTGACATCAATTTTACTTCTCTTGATGACACTAAGTTCCCATTATTAGGCACACATCTTCCATACACTTGTTTGCCACAATCTATAATAGATTCGAAGTGTAAGATCATTTATATATGTAGAGAACCAAAAGACACATTTGTTTCAACATGGCATTACACTAAAAAGCTTGAAGAAACCATCCCTGAATTCAAAGATAATCCTATCACAATCGAACAAGAAATCGAGTGGTTTCTTGAAGGAAAATCCTTGTATGGACCTTATTGGGATCACGTGTCTGAATATCTAAAAGCAAGTAAGGATCGTCATGGAAAGAACgagattttctttttgaaattcgAGGACTTGAGGAATGATACGTTGAGTTATGTGAAGAAATTGGCTGAGTTTATGGGAAAACCATTTTCTCAAGAGGAAGAGGATCAATTTGTACCTGAAAAAATAGTGGCAACTTGTGAATTTGGAAATTTGAGTAATTTAGAGGTGAATAAGAGTGGATCGCATAATCCAAAACCTGGGATAAAAGTTAATAATAATGCTTTTTTTCGTAAAGGAGAGATCGGAGATTGGAAGAATCTTTTGAGTGAAGATGTGGCAAAATCAATTGACAACAGAACTAAGGAAAAACTTCAATCTTTAATTTGggattga